The sequence GCTATCCATGTACATTAAAGATGTGGTCGGTCCTATAGGAGAATGATGGCGGTAGCCGTTTTGACATCCTAATGGTTGGCCCAAATTAAATCTAaaccggttaaattggctagcaaagttggatggcagagatgatttgcagaagtttgtgttaattcatgaaatttcataatcagaaaattcagatgtgagaccctcactaaaactgctgtagaattctcatatgaactcggattttgatTATCCCCCTCCTCCATTCTTATCATAAAAGAATTCCCTATCTTCACACGCGGGAATATTTGGGTTtagagctcgtttaggaggtgaaaatatCCCGACAGTAAAaaatcaggaagaattcaggagaaattctgtcagttttcagccatgacctagctcgccttttaagTTGTATGTTTTAGCTCGTTAAtccgattgatgtgattttttagtatgttatgccAGACGTCTATACGAAACTTTAGGCTTGTATATCATACTCAAATTATTTACCAAATGCTCTCAACTGTTAGTTCAATCTTTGATGACCTTTTGGATATCGTCCAACAAATATTTTGGTTTGGCcacccatttttcatgtttgttgaatcCATAGTGGGAGTAAAATGAATAAACTTCAAGTTTGTTCATTATATATGAATTTCCTTAAGGGTTATGTAAACTGTTACAGATTGATTGTAGAAATTATCTCTAGGTTCGATCTTTAGATTTGAATGGcgaaacaacaacaagaataaaACCCGTCGTCATTAATAAAAATTCAAGTTTTGGCGTAAGGTTTATGGTTAGTCCTTTAGAAACAAGTAAGCGTGTTAAAAAATGTGTGCGGCCAGCGAGGACAATTCTGGACGATTTATATGAATGCATAAAACCGGTTGTGATTACCGAGTCAACTACGATTTTTGCACTCCTCGAATTCACCTTTGCCCTGTAACAATCTTATCAAATTTCAAGTTTACAGGTAAAGGAATTATAAAAATAGTACACCCCACTATAAGATAATGCACATCATCTGTGTCGAGAAAGAAATATTTGGACAAAACTAGCATCAGTTGAGCAATCTTCCATGTAAATCATCTCAAACCTCAATTAGTGGGCGGTTCTCCACTACACACTTGTCAAATAGAATAAGAATAATATAGTTTGTAAGGGAAGTTCATATAGTAatcactttaaaaaaaaaattgttaagcCATGCGGACAGGCAAAGTggattttccactatggtaaatgCAAGTCAACGGACCATGATGAGACGCGCGGTCTAAAACAGACCGATGACGGCTACGGCGGCTTTTCTAAAGCCACCAATGGATACTTTTATAATGGTAACCGGAACTGCTAGTTTTCCCCAATATATATTACTTGATTTCTTTCTCAAACAATTACAACAATCATTCATCCATCCAatcaatattttcttaatttctCCCAATTTAAATTTCTCTTATTTTCAACCATGAATCttgattttgattcttctgaagAAGATATGGAAATTGATGAAATCTTGTATGAAGGGGAGAAAAAAATGTATGTAAAGCATTTGcctcaaatggatgaagatgaaATTCAGGGTAAAAGGAGGCGAagttttatgttgcaattacattCAAGGATGATACCAAAGCCTTTAGAACCACTTGAAGTTATGAAAATAAGATGGATGTGGCgagatcgacatttttaccacgatAAGATGATGAATAATTACTTTAATCATggattgtgtattccgatgagGATTTTCATCGTCGATTCCGTATGGGCCGCAACTTGACGATTAATTGTCAGTATGATGCACGATATGTACGAGACATTAGTCCTGAACAAAAATTCAGTGCAGCTCTTTGAATACTATGTTATATGGTACTAGCGGATTCCACGGATGAGTACATACGTATGGGAAAAATAACCGCATTCAGGTATCTCAAACTATTTTGCGAAACAATAATCGAGCATTTTGGTTCTACTTTCTTACGAAAACCTACTCAGATAGATGTTGATAGAATCACTACCGAAAACACAAAGAGGGGTTTTCCAGGAATACTAGGTAGTCTTGATTGCATGCACTAGAAGTGGGAAGCGTGTCCGGTTGAATGGGCGTGTTAATATAAGGGTCACTATCTAAAACCAACTATAATATTGGAAACTTCggctacttatgattgttggtttgggcatttttttttttggaatcccGAGTTCAGATAATGATATCAATGTTCTGCATAAATCgttattgtttaaagatattaaGCATGGAATCGCGTCacactgtaatttcaccatcaataGTCATGAATACACTCAGGGGTATTATCTTGCAGATTGGATTTATCCAGAATGGTCCACTTTGGTTAAAGCTTATAGTCAGATAGGGTTTGGACCAACGACTGCGAAGGATATGAAGTATTTTAACACCAAACTAATGGCTCTTAGAAAGGATTTTAAAGACGTTTTTGGCATTTTGAAAAGGAAGTTCGCCATCATAGCTAGGCCGGCACGCatttttgatcttcaagaaatgaacaaGATTATGCTACCTTGCATTATTCTCTATAACATAGTCATTGAGCAAACCGACATGAACCAACCTAGATTAGTCTTCCAGATGAAGATTTGGCATCGAGGCTTGTAGTGCAGCATGGCCGCCCGACAAGAGAATATAGACTTTCCACTGACAGAATTCAAAACTGGGACCTCAATGGAAAACTACGGCCGTGTTTGGGAGATTTGACTACATAAAACTTAGCTAGGGAAGTTTTTTCTCTAACCTGATTAGGATTATCCTAAGATGTATCAATAAAGATGTTGTTTGTATTTCCATTATATCCATCACAGGTTTATCATGTATTATGTTTGTGTCTCGGAACTTTAACCCtgtatttttataaaataattgtatattatgaaattttttgttatagtaacaaaaataaaaacataaaaacatattCAAATTTTAAATAATATTTGATAAATTAAAAGAACTACCCCTATAACTGACTAACCTAGGTTAGGATACTGGTATCCTAGCTACTTTAGAGATTACCATAACCTTGCTTTTTTAGATTCCTAAAATTAAGGAAGATTTAGCAGTTCTTATCCAAGATTAGAATTAGATTGAGACAAACatattttaattgtattttaTTGATAACTCAACCCAGAATAGGCATTTCCAAGGGGCCAAACACGACCTACGTGAAAATCTAACTATGCACATTTGGGCCACAAAAGGAGCAAGGGCACCCTCTCGTGGTTGTTAAAACCGATGAAGATAGTAGTCTTTTTCAATTaaatgttgtttattttaattgtattttaaGTAATTGGGACCGAGCGAAGCGATGGAGGGAGGACCTTCTATGTggtcacttttttgtaaaatgtaagtgatcaattgacacaaaaagattggaaatggtcCGGGACGAAAAACCAAAAATGACCTCTgaatcaaatttttctttttttcctttagacATTTTTGTAAATATACCGAAGAGGAAGGGAAAATAAGTATTAGATATTTTCCTAAATAAACCGAAGAGGAAGGGCAAATAGATATGAGACATTTTTGTAAATAAACCAAAGAGGAATGGTAAATAGGTATAAGAGTCAAattgtattataattccttatgtatcatatttttttcaggggtataattggcaaataaactaaaatataacatatctaaaaatataCACAATgattacaaacaacaatatcaaatttaaagtttttacgaaaaattcggaggtgtttatcattttaggcacaattttcaaaaattgatttcatagCCATTaagcaaaccaccacaaaggatgcataacacattatatatccatattttggtttatgcatcaactaattttccattACAAATAATAAAATGATGTACTCCCTCTTTTTCAggaaagtgatattttcactttAGGCACAAAATTTCTTTTACAGTCCAATTGCAACAatgtttccttttttcttctGTGGGTTGTCCCCACTGTGGTAACGGTGTTCTAGTTTATGTACTTTGAAATAAAATGTAATGTAATGAGACGGTTTAAATTGAATGGTAATTTAAAAGCAGTACATTAAATTAAGTTAAACCATTACATTTAATAAAACTTAACAACTGAATCTCCTCCAACAGACGAAGGCTGTTACCTTCCCTAATTTgcgaattttttcttcaaaatttattCGATATTCGTGCTTCAAAGCATTAATTCAGGTGGTTTTGATACGATCTGATGATTGGTGTTTGATTATTTCACCTTATACCTTATCTAAATCATTAATCTACATCTTTCAAGATGGAAAATCGATCGGAATCATATTTTTCTGGTACTTTTCCTCAATTTTTTGGATCTACTTTTGCAAACCCAAATAATTATCTTTTGCAAACCCAAATAATTATGTAAACATTGAGGAGCAAATTAACAACAATCCAGTTTGTTTCATTCCGGATGAAATAATAGATGAAAGCTTGGACGAATGGAGATATAACTTAATTGGGAGACTTGATTTGGTGAAACTGAAATTTGACGATGCTGTTACAATTTTGAAGCAACAGTGGAAAATCAAAGGTGATGTTCAGTGCATTCGTAAGGGTTTTTCATCATCAAATTAGATAGTCCATAGGATAAACAATATATTTGGGAGGGTTATTGGCTTGTTGAAGCTCAAACTCTGAAACTAAGAGCCTGGGAACCAAACTTTAATCCAGCTAATCAAAAATCTACTAAATAATTTGTTTGCGCTCAGTTTCCTGATCTCAGTATAGAATACTGGAAGGAGAGTATATTGATGAATATTTGCAGATCATTTGGTAATCCAGTgaaagttgatgaaacaactctcaAGAAAGAGATGGGTTACTATGCTAGAGTTTTAGTAGAAACAGACTTATCAAAAGCTATTCCTAGCAAGGTACAAGCTGAGACTAAGTATTGCAGCTTTGAACAAGCAGTGCAAATTCCAAATATACCTAAATTTTGTTCTCATTTTTCTGTTATTGGGCATTATGTTACTGAGTGTAGGTACAAGAGGAAGGAAAAAATTCCACAGCAAGATAATCCAGTACTTGTAAAGACTACAAAGGTTTGGAGAAAGGTGAATAATAAACAGAAGAATAAAGGTTTTGATATTTGCTTTACAGCTGAGGAATTGGTAGCTATGAAAACTTCATCCCATCAAGGTAATATTTCAGATAATATGCAAGTTGCACAAGAAGATAGTGTTGTGAATATGATAATATCTCCCTTGAGTAATGACCCAGAGAATTCAAATCAGCAGGAAAAAGTTATTAACTAAGGAAAATTTCAAGTTCTTCAGAAATTGGATGAAAATTTTTTGGAGTCTCATACAGAATTTCCTGGTTTAACTGTTGATCAAGTAATTCAAGATGTTAATAGCTCTCCTTCCTTAAATTTTGTTGCTAAATTGATGTCTCCAATGGGTAAGGGGGTACAAGTTCTTCTAATGCTGCCCTTGTCAAGAAGAAACAAATTGTGGGGAAAGTCACAACAAGACAACAAGCATCTACTTTAAGTTCCAGTGGTTTGAGAATCCTTTCTTCTCATCCACCCCCTTTcaaatgaagataatcttttggAATCTCATTGGCTTGAGGAGACCACAAGCCAGAGAAAAACTGAGAAGTTTGGTCCATTCTTTTTGTCCTTCTTTAGTTTTTGTTGCTGAACCAAAGGTGAGTGTTACATTTAATTCCTGCAAGGAACCAAAGTTTCCTAATATGCatagaaaactaattcataattctactagTTCCAAGAAAGGAAATATCTGGGTGTTTTGGAGTTTAAATATTTCTGCTCCTTCAGTGATATCTATTTCTTCTCAAGCCATTACTGTGGATGTAGGAGGTGTTTCAGTAACTGTTATTCATGGTGCTTGCCTAACTGTGGATAGAAGAGATCTTTGGGAGGAGTTAGAATTTATAAATTCTTTTGATAAACCATGGCTTTCCATTGGTGATTTTAATACAATTATGTATGCTGAAGAGAAAAAGGGAGGAAGGAGTCCATTAACTATTTCTATGAATGAGTTCAACAACTGTTTAAATACATGTGGATTGATGTAAGCTCCAAAATCTGGTGTTGAATTCTCTTGGTGAAACAACAGAGCTAGTACTAGAAGAATAGTGTGCAATTTGGATAGAGTTATATATAATGCAAAGTGGTTGGATACTTATCCTGGCTGGAATTACAAAGTAATGGCTAGAGGGACATTAGATCATAATGCATTAATAGGGGAAAATGCAATCAGGCCAAAACCTGAAAATGTTCCTTTTAGAGGTTTAAAAGTGTGGCTTGGTCATCCTGATTTTATGAATCTAACCAAGGAAGCTTAGAGTATTGAGATAACTGGTAATACTGCTTTCATTTTCTTAAATAAGTTGAAAAAATtgcaacaaatcataaaagaatAGAATTGGAATATTTTTGGAGATGTAAGAATAAAGCTACTGAATGCTGAAAAAGAAGTAGTCCAAGCAGATAATATTGCTTTATTGGATAAGCTTGTGGTTGCAAGGAGGAAGAAAGAAATTTTGTTACAACAAAGCAATGAAATTGCTCAACAGAAAGCAAGAGTGCAATGGTTGAAAGAATGTGCTTCTAATTCCAAATTTTTTCATACTTCTATTAAGATCAGGCAAAGTCACAATACAATATCTGAATTGGAGAACTCATTTGGCAACATAGTCTCTACTCAAAAAGAAATTGCGGATACTTTGGTGGAGCATTTTGATAACAAATTTAAGTATCAAGAAGTAAGATTTGCAGATGGGATTTTTGATAATATTCCTAAAATCATAAATGAAGCAGACAATAAAATGTTAAATGTTGTACCAACAAATGAAGAAATATATTTAGCATTTCAAGATATGGATCCTGAAAGTGCCCCTGGCCCAGATGGTTTTGCTGGTTGGTTATATAGAAGTACATGGGATATCATTGGCAGTGACTTATGTTTAGCAATTCAATATTGTTCGAGCCAAGGATTTATCCCAAAAGGTATGAATGCCAATTTTCTTACTCTTATACCAAAGGTGCAAGGTGCCAAGAAAGCTTCTTAGTTTAGACCTATTGGTCTAagtaatttttattttaagatAATTACCAAAATCATTACTATGAGAATGGGGAAAGTGATTGACAAAGTAGTATCTCCACAGCAAGATGCCTTCATCAAAGGGAGAAATATTCAAAACCAGATTGTGCTAGCATCTGAATTAATTAATGAAATGGAAACTACTAGAAGAGGAGGTAATGTTGGTCTGAAATTGGACATAACACAGGCATATGATTCACTCAGTTGGGATTTTATGTTTCAAACTATGTCCACTTTTGGGTTCTCAATTCAGTTCATACACTGGTTACATGTGCTATTTCAATCTACAAGAATATCAGTTATGGTTAATGGAGGTCCAGCTGGATTTTTTTCTACTGGTAGAGGTTTAAAACAAGGTGATCCATGATCACCTGTGTTGTTTGTCATTGCTCAGGAAATATTAAGTAGAAGAATAAGTCATATGGTGCAAACAGGGAAACTAATTCCAATGGTAAACAGAAATGGCATTTCACCTTCACATATCTTTTTTGCTGATGACATATTCTTATTTTGTAATTGGGATAAGAGGAACACAGATAAACTCCTGAAACTTTTGAAGGATTATCAACAATCATCAGGTCAAATAGTGAGTATGGAGAAAAGCAAATGCTTTGAGGGAGGCACAACAGATAGCAGGAAACTCCAGAATGCAAATAATTGTGGTATGTCACTCTCAAAATTTCCAGATAAGTACTTGGGTGTCAATCTAATACCTGGAAAGATTAAATCATCATATGTATGGGGGTATGTGGATTTCTTACAAAGCAAGGTTCCTGGTTGGATGGGTAAGATGCCATCCTTTCAAGAAAGACTTATTCTGGTGAAACATGTATTATGCAACATTCCAGTTTACAACATGTCAGTATACAAATGACCCAGGAAAGTTTTGATGGAATGTGATAGAATTATCAGAAATTTTCTTTGGTCAGGGGATCCATCAAAAAAGAAACTATTGACAGTTAAATGGGAAGAAGTAAATTCTCCATTGGCAGAAGGAGgtctgggattgagaagcttgGAAGACATAAACAAATCTCTACTAATGAAGCTGGCATGGAAGATGCAGAATGATGTGGATGAATGGGTTAAATTCTTTCAAGCTAAATTTCAAGACAAAAATGGTAGTTGGATTAATTATtataagaaatcttcaatatgGATTGGTATCAGATGGGTGATGGATGAAGTCTTTAATAACTCAAGGTGGATTGTGGGTGATGGGAAAAGCATCTCAGTATGAATGATATATGGATTACAAGTAAGCCTCTGAAAACCTTGTATCCTGATAATTCATATATACTTCAGAATCCTGATCTCAAAGTAATGCATCTATTGAACAATGGTGAATGGATTATACCTGCTGAAATGTCAACTATGATACaaaacaatgctctaacagtagtgGATGGAGAAAAAGATAGGAAAATATGGATTTGGACCAAAACTGGAGTATTCTCAGTTGCAACAGTAGTGGAATGTATAAGAAAGAAATATCCAAAGTTACAATGGACAAAAAGCATTTGGAAGAATACTATTCACCCTAGTATATCAAGTAATGTCTGGAAGGTGATAAGAAGAGTTCTGACTACAGAAGATAACATGAGAAAGAAAGGATTTAATATGGTTTCAAGATGCTCATTCTGTAAACAAGACGAAGAAACAACTGAGCATATACTTGATAGACGCacttatgtgtctaatttttcccaattgtatatattgttagtgctcgattttgtacttatttggttattttatgtctttgtaggtgtttttggataaataagtttttgcggcgaaattggctcaaaatgtggcatttgaacctccgtagatattgtaccagaagcaccccagaagtatgccagagacaccccagaaataccccggaggaaccccgaaaaagtgttgaaaacatcccagaaaaattactaaaggcacccaagggacaagtgttatgcggaccccagcaccctggataatgggtaacctaattactagggggaggtcaccttcaccttttgaattttgaaattggcgggaaaagagaaacatatctggcagatttgttgtgcgtgatttggaggagtttgaggtcgactaaatctctgattttcataggatagactccttatgggtctaggaatctaatatgggtgttggaaacgattaacttgggctcaatcgacgggtttttacctcaacggaaaaatatggaaagtcacgtgtgtgacttgttttaggaaattctagagagactaaagagctataaaccttcccaaagattcatatatatctaaggaagagtttagaatcaaaaggaaagctcagaaacgcgtagaaactctaaaacacgaaattgccgcaactttgccgtgaagagaaaggaagatattttggaagattctggagagatttaatcggtctttttgatataaatagattgggtGGGTCATATATAGGAGGTgtcgaaagtttgggaaccttaggagagccatagaagaagaaatcagagtttgatcaaaatatttttctgctgctgctgctgctgaagaacacgaagaacagaccctcactgacagtcgttcttcaacagtgacaacgactagcggctgacggtcttaaaacaacagcatagcagcacttttaatttatcattcttctgtgaccctttctggcagtcttaaactcactgctttagcactatttcatcttttaatcaacttttgggatataaacatgtattttgagcaattgattaatatgaggagctaaacccaaacactgggatgacggcggaagccctatttcacgcatgtggtaattctaataattcttttatgactatttgcattgattcttaatcaatttatgatttttattgaatgggtgtgatttcgtttgatggtgtatgcttggtctatgtatttttgatacatcatgcttttaatttacaatcattgcttttcaaaaatctactttttggcaaagaataagagtccatatttttagtatttgatatataattgattggaattattatttgaatcacatgaatggaatttggtggaatcatgagtctcagtctctctcgacattgtgacaaaccttttgaatatatttttagtatttttattttttgttcttaaatcaaacctttacacaatccgagttgaacgaactttactaccacttaaaaactacatcaatttttggcgccgccgacgcgaacttgtatttatatttgttttaggtttctttttatttttattattttttgttcttttttacgcgttttggtatttttcgattcttttcagatttggagcgaagctacaagggaagaaaaagtgttatgaaaggaaagcatcgccaaagaaggaaagcaaagaggaatccgaaaggagtgaaaaagaagattttgtatatagttattttgttttatttttagaaactgtaaatagggtgttgtttttgtaatttttcttttcactttttggactttatttttggactggacattattttttaaaaccctacggaagggttaagattaaatataaactgtttgcagggaaggacgacagttacgatactgtctcggcccctcgggttcgtacactgacatcggagtcgggggcctgagtcgacttcaacggttcatcgcccgtctggtacgggaggtaagactctatccacccacgaatcccctgtcagtgggttttattttgtgtgacaactcacacccctgcaatagaatgtcgaactggtattacaagatccaatacaacgaatatccgactgagtttcaaaatggaagttactactttgaccataatgtgaatagtggttgggaacatcagccttttcaaggttatggctcataccttgatgagcccaattactatccacacacgcaccggtcatacgagcaaaattcttatatttctcctttagaagagtccctcaggaaattagaggagtcgacacgtaagttagctgagatgaacaacttagtttatgacgaaagagaactttctatagaggaatccttcaaggtgatagctgagacgaacgaaagaattgctcgaaataatcttaatttccaatacagtgtttccaatagtacccttgaaaatgaggatagttatttgcataatcaagatgacgaggataggattggtaacactactttagatgaggttcaaccattttcatgttattataatgatgattatgacgaggatagtgttgatgaagaatttgaaatatgtaggcatagtgatcagaaatttgttactccaaatgaactttatgatggtAGTGTTATTtttggttcagatcccgataattttaatgattattcacttattcaaaaggacgaggatttgattagagataccacttctttagatgatgtagtatttccttttgattacgaagtcgataatggtttagaggaacgagtttattctgagaataccgttttagagtctagcgatttagaaacaatggtcttagacgaagaaaatgaactcgtacagctattaaatatgagtgaggatgcgtcacttgagtataacctagaagaagcaattgactattttcaggattccaacgatctataaattaaggaaattgtagctagtctatctagagatacccaaaactctaagtttgggggtgattatcattctccatatgcattaactcttagaaaggtccctcacttcggacttgacatatgtgcctcaaccattttgcaagattatcttcatacacgttttcctgaacctaatgatgtccataaggaagttcagttgttagaaacccatcctctggttgatgaggttagaccaggctatgataccaagatcgactttgttttcccaccaaatatttttcaaccaattgtgggaacgtataaatttcagatgtgtcaattatttagttttgatactaaacctaattactttaagagattagggttgatatatttgcttaagattgaccaccctTATTGTGGTCGAttatgtgagtcaaaactgattgactttaaggatccacaattattcaggttattattatgtgcttctaagtttttacttgagtttttccagatcctaatacctgaaccggatcttagctttgaggaattccaacccatgaaaatattttatttggaaccagttatagaacctgagcctgaaccacagctagatgtagttgtcttaaacaggaaactagacaaggatgtgctttatttgcttattttcttgacaggttgcagattccttttatttgtgatagctctatttggttttgatgacccacataaatttcggctattagtttatgattccatgaggtgactaatcatctattagtctggctgaagacgttaaacttagcacttcttgggaggtaacccaacattcatgcgacacggtaatatctctccttatctctttttcttcaattggtaacagtttctccttgttcatgcttttaatttcatctttagaacattgaggacaatgttagatttaagtttgggggtatgggaaaaactttttagttgcagtatgaataaataaactccagagcttagaaatttatgcctattgaggattgcactaactaatctaagtggatggaagcattttgatcgtagaagttgaggaaccaatctgattagatggcaacatctagaagagtctattcataaaagcacagagctcaggtgttagaaataacatggtagtttcgccatatctcgttgagtccttttcacttctgtttttatttttctttttaaatatgtttctaagtgatttggtggggctcacgattcaagttgttaccaatgttaggtgaattagagtgattgagataccatgaaaaaaataaaaataaataaataaataaataatttgagaccagaccatttgaccaaaaggaataaattcaataaagtggaccactggtacccttgtatatgccagttgtgttgacctagagttaggttatcgaccactggtttccttgtatatgccagtgtgttgatattagtcagactagtacctcaatccattaggataggttcattttggcggaggccttcagacagatatgggaaacgccgttcacttagtaaacatcaaaaccatctatgtttttctctatatccaccttcttaatctttccatgtgattagtttgactccgaatatgatgtccatagtgcaactatctgagtagagctttgtcacttatatatgaattttagtatgcttgagtgcaaactcgtgtacatcaattggaatttcgcatcagggtacttcctcctgtagtcaataagtatgtcaaccaaggagattctttagtgctttccaaggttctgcgaagatagatagggtctggagtataaaggttttgtgggtatacctctggtaagccctgccgagactataactcggccactagggccacctaggggtttaaaggcttattgcatacgcta is a genomic window of Papaver somniferum cultivar HN1 unplaced genomic scaffold, ASM357369v1 unplaced-scaffold_137, whole genome shotgun sequence containing:
- the LOC113334564 gene encoding uncharacterized protein LOC113334564; amino-acid sequence: MVNRNGISPSHIFFADDIFLFCNWDKRNTDKLLKLLKDYQQSSGQIVSMEKSKCFEGGTTDSRKLQNANNCGMSLSKFPDKYLGVNLIPGKIKSSYVWGYVDFLQSKVPGWMGDPSKKKLLTVKWEEVNSPLAEGGLGLRSLEDINKSLLMKLAWKMQNDVDEWVKFFQAKFQDKNGSWINYYKKSSIWIGIRWVMDEVFNNSRWIVGDGKSISV
- the LOC113334563 gene encoding uncharacterized protein LOC113334563, with the translated sequence MNICRSFGNPVKVDETTLKKEMGYYARVLVETDLSKAIPSKVQAETKYCSFEQAVQIPNIPKFCSHFSVIGHYVTECRYKRKEKIPQQDNPVLVKTTKVWRKVNNKQKNKGFDICFTAEELVAMKTSSHQEFPGLTVDQVIQDVNSSPSLNFVAKLMSPMVFVAEPKVSVTFNSCKEPKFPNMHRKLIHNSTSSKKGNIWVFWSLNISAPSVISISSQAITVDVGGVSVTVIHGACLTVDRRDLWEELEFINSFDKPWLSIGDFNTIMYAEEKKGGRSPLTISMNEFNNCLNTCGLIASTRRIVCNLDRVIYNAKWLDTYPGWNYKVMARGTLDHNALIGENAIRPKPENVPFRGLKNWNIFGDVRIKLLNAEKEVVQADNIALLDKLVVARRKKEILLQQSNEIAQQKARVQWLKECASNSKFFHTSIKIRQSHNTISELENSFGNIVSTQKEIADTLVEHFDNKFKYQEVRFADGIFDNIPKIINEADNKMLNVVPTNEEIYLAFQDMDPESAPGPDGFAGWLYRSTWDIIGSDLCLAIQYCSSQGFIPKGMNANFLTLIPKVQGAKKAS